The Halomonas sp. 'Soap Lake #6' genomic sequence GATCGGCACACCCAGTACAGTGCCACTCGCCATACCGCCCATAATAATAGCAATGGCTTTACCGCGATTGGCTTCGGGGGTGATGGCAGCAGAGGCTGCAATTCCCATCGCGAGATAAACTCCCGCACCAATGCCAGCGATAGCTCGCCATACAGCAAGCGATACAAAACTGGTGGCGAGTGCGCTGGCGATGTTGGCGAGAATAAAAATGACCAATGCCACAAGTAATCCGCTACGTTGTCGATGGCCGGGCAGTAGTGCCACGACGATAGGCGAGCCTAAGCCATAGGCGAGTGTAAATGCCGTTACTAACTGAGCTGCGGTGGCGGCAGAGACAGTAAACGAGCTTTGTATTAGAGGAATAAGCCCCGCAGTAACATAAGAGGCCATCCCCAGTGCAAAAGCACCCAGTGCCACTAGATATACCGATAAACGAGATTGGTCAGCCATAACGCGCTCCAGGCATAAGCATGAGAAAAGTAAAGCCACCGGCAGCAGTGTTTCTGCCAGCGAAGGCTATTCTGGAGAGGCTTTTAAGGGGGTACAATTTAACTGTTTATGCTATTACTAAAAGTGCTAAGTTACTAAAAAATGATAAGTTACTAAGAAGGATAAGTTATTAAAGGTAATAAGATGACCGCAGCCCGGACACTTACTAGAACGCGGGAAGACTTGGCTGAGTTTCTACGCAAGCACCGCGAGAAAATTACCCCGGAAGAGGTGGGGCTTCCCCGCGGCCGTCGGCGGCGTACACCGGGATTAAGGCGTGAAGAGGTCGCCGCCTTAGCGGGTGTGGGGCTGACTTGGTACACCTGGTTGGAGCAGGGGCGAGATATTAGCGTGTCGGCGGCTTTTCTGGATAACTTATCCAAAACGCTCAAGCTGGATGCTGCTGAGCGACGCCATCTTTTCTTACTTGCCCATCAACGACTACCCGCTGAGCTAGGCAAAACCTGGTGCAGCGTGCCGCCGTTGATTCAACAGTTAATGGATGATCTGCCCACGAGGCCTGCTTATATTCTGAATCTACGCTGGGATGTGCTGGCCTGGAACGCCGCTGCCGATAAGCTGTTT encodes the following:
- a CDS encoding helix-turn-helix transcriptional regulator is translated as MTAARTLTRTREDLAEFLRKHREKITPEEVGLPRGRRRRTPGLRREEVAALAGVGLTWYTWLEQGRDISVSAAFLDNLSKTLKLDAAERRHLFLLAHQRLPAELGKTWCSVPPLIQQLMDDLPTRPAYILNLRWDVLAWNAAADKLFNFSAHTPERRNMLWLIFTDPVMRRLLASWEEQVSQMLSSFRRDFARAAQDTAIDGLVEELTKVAPEFKAWWKTQEINAPCQGVRYLHLEEIGDVALEHTTLTVDEERHLRLVYYAYKGGDAKERAFNEWVVS